One window of the Legionellales bacterium genome contains the following:
- a CDS encoding superoxide dismutase [Fe] (SodB; iron binding; present under aerobic and anaerobic conditions; destroys free radicals) gives MAFELPPLPYPMNALEPHLSKETLEYHYGKHHQAYVNNLNNLIPSTNYEGLTLEEIIMKSTGGVFNNAAQIWNHTFFWHCLTPEGKGKPSGALLEAINKTFGSFEKFQESFNKTAIGTFGSGWAWLVKNKQGSLELISTSNAGTPMTEHKKALLTCDVWEHAYYIDYRNARPKYVETFWKLVNWDFVEKNFAEE, from the coding sequence ATGGCATTTGAATTACCCCCTCTACCCTATCCAATGAATGCATTGGAACCGCATTTATCCAAAGAAACATTAGAATATCATTATGGCAAACACCATCAAGCCTACGTCAATAATTTAAATAATTTAATCCCCAGCACCAATTACGAAGGATTAACCTTAGAAGAAATTATCATGAAATCGACCGGTGGCGTATTTAACAATGCGGCGCAAATTTGGAATCATACGTTTTTTTGGCATTGTTTAACGCCAGAAGGCAAAGGCAAACCCAGCGGTGCACTGTTGGAAGCCATCAATAAAACCTTTGGATCGTTTGAAAAATTTCAAGAATCCTTTAATAAAACCGCAATTGGAACATTTGGTTCAGGCTGGGCATGGTTAGTTAAAAATAAACAAGGCAGTTTAGAATTAATCAGCACCAGCAATGCCGGCACGCCCATGACCGAACATAAAAAAGCCTTACTCACCTGCGATGTTTGGGAACATGCTTATTATATCGACTATCGCAATGCGCGTCCTAAATACGTCGAAACGTTTTGGAAATTAGTGAATTGGGATTTCGTTGAAAAGAACTTTGCCGAAGAATAA
- the yciA gene encoding acyl-CoA thioester hydrolase YciA: MTSCPHPAGELVGRTLAMPCDTNANGDIFGGWLVSEMDLGGGILAKRVSGGRIVTVAIHAMTFIRPVKIGDVVSCYAELIKTGRTSMTINIEAWATPGDGNDLHKVTEGTFIYVAIDEHGQPRPAISF, encoded by the coding sequence ATGACATCCTGCCCTCATCCTGCTGGTGAATTAGTAGGAAGAACCTTAGCCATGCCCTGCGACACCAATGCCAATGGTGATATTTTTGGTGGGTGGTTAGTGTCAGAAATGGATTTAGGTGGCGGAATTTTAGCTAAGCGAGTGAGTGGTGGTCGCATTGTTACGGTAGCCATTCATGCGATGACCTTTATTCGCCCCGTCAAAATTGGCGATGTTGTCAGTTGCTATGCCGAGCTGATTAAAACAGGTCGCACCTCAATGACCATCAATATTGAAGCCTGGGCTACTCCTGGCGATGGTAACGACCTCCATAAAGTCACCGAAGGCACATTTATTTATGTCGCCATCGACGAACATGGACAACCTCGACCGGCGATCTCTTTCTAA
- the grxD gene encoding Grx4 family monothiol glutaredoxin: protein MSIIDDIQQQIANNNIILYMKGSPQMPQCGFSARAVQVLNACGEKYAFIDILQHPEIRQQLPLYSNWPTFPQLYIKGELIGGSDIMAELYEQGELQELIKKAVTE, encoded by the coding sequence ATGAGTATTATCGACGACATTCAACAACAAATTGCTAATAATAATATTATTCTCTACATGAAAGGCAGCCCACAAATGCCGCAGTGTGGTTTCTCAGCACGCGCCGTGCAAGTGCTCAACGCCTGTGGCGAAAAATATGCATTCATCGATATTTTGCAACATCCCGAAATTCGCCAACAATTGCCACTTTATTCTAACTGGCCGACCTTTCCGCAATTGTATATCAAAGGCGAACTCATTGGCGGTTCCGATATCATGGCTGAATTATACGAGCAAGGCGAATTACAGGAATTAATTAAGAAAGCGGTGACTGAATAA